Proteins from one Cryptomeria japonica chromosome 4, Sugi_1.0, whole genome shotgun sequence genomic window:
- the LOC131061802 gene encoding GDSL esterase/lipase At1g06990-like, whose amino-acid sequence MASFSKCGFLLLAFLLQVLSCYPKVDSKLLVPAIYIFGDSTIDSGNNNQIMTLIRANFPPYGKDFPGGIATGRFTNGKLVTDFLSSFVGLPDEVPANLDPQFTGEKLLTGASFGSAGAGIDNSTSVPSGTITLAQQYENFKSYRANLTDMVGEEESSKIVTEALFAISMGTNDFSENYYSNAVTRAKYDIEQFQSLLLQELQSFIQNIYKEGATKFLVIGVPPFGCLPQQITMHNLINGSCISEYNEVATSYNKKLSSLIEMMKPSLQGLQIVYIDVYDKLLDMIVNPNKYGFEEVRKGCCGTGLYEVGPLCNTFSKLCPNASTYVFWDSVHPTSATYNILANDIFKQMERLIRW is encoded by the exons aTGGCAAGCTTCTCTAAATGTGGATTTCTATTGCTGGCTTTTCTTCTGCAAGTATTATCATGCTATCCAAAAGTAGATAGCAAACTGCTGGTTCCTGCAATATATATATTTGGAGATTCAACAATAGACTCCGGTAACAACAATCAGATTATGACTCTTATCAGGGCCAACTTCCCTCCCTATGGCAAGGATTTTCCCGGTGGGATAGCAACAGGAAGATTTACTAACGGAAAACTAGTCACTGATTTCCTAT CAAGTTTTGTTGGACTTCCAGATGAGGTGCCGGCAAATTTGGACCCACAGTTTACTGGAGAAAAACTGCTTACGGGCGCTAGTTTTGGTTCAGCTGGGGCAGGAATCGATAACAGTACATCAGTGCCTTCT GGTACCATAACACTTGCACAACAATACGAGAATTTTAAGAGTTATAGAGCAAACCTAACAGATATGGTTGGTGAGGAGGAGTCTAGCAAGATCGTAACAGAAGCTTTATTTGCAATTAGCATGGGAACCAATGATTTTTCTGAGAACTATTATTCAAATGCTGTGACAAGAGCGAAATATGATATTGAGCAGTTTCAGAGTCTTCTCTTGCAGGAATTGCAATCATTCATACAG AATATTTACAAGGAAGGTGCTACTAAATTTTTGGTTATTGGCGTGCCTCCATTTGGCTGCTTACCTCAACAAATTACTATGCACAACCTGATTAATGGTAGTTGCATCAGTGAATACAATGAGGTTGCAACTTCTTACAATAAGAAGCTCTCAAGTTTAATAGAAATGATGAAACCCAGTCTTCAAGGTCTTCAAATTGTTTATATAGATGTATATGATAAATTgcttgacatgattgtcaatccAAACAAATATG GATTTGAAGAGGTAAGGAAGGGTTGTTGTGGGACTGGCTTATATGAGGTGGGTCCATTGTGCAATACATTCAGTAAATTATGTCCTAATGCGTCCACATATGTATTTTGGGATAGTGTCCATCCAACAAGCGCAACATATAATATTCTAGCCAATGACATCTTCAAACAGATGGAAAGGCTTATAAGATGGTAA